Proteins from a genomic interval of Amycolatopsis sp. cg13:
- a CDS encoding SDR family oxidoreductase gives MGVLIVTGGSRGIGAAICELAATRGYDVVVNYSGDQAAAEEVAERVRSHGAQALAHRADVSDEQQVSELFSAAAELGPIGGLVNNAGITGNTPGRLDEQSVETVRRVLDINVTGVFLCCREAVRRLSTRYGGSGGAIVNVSSTASRNASAGEWVHYAASKAAVNTLSLGLAREVADEGIRVNVVSPGLVETGLHAAAGMPDRLERLSAGIPLLRAGQPEEIATAVLWLLSEEASYTVGAVLEVGGGR, from the coding sequence GTGGGGGTTTTGATCGTCACCGGCGGCAGCCGGGGCATCGGGGCGGCGATCTGCGAACTGGCCGCGACTCGCGGGTACGACGTGGTGGTGAACTACTCCGGCGACCAAGCCGCGGCCGAAGAGGTCGCCGAGCGGGTGCGTTCCCACGGTGCGCAAGCGCTTGCGCACCGCGCCGACGTGTCGGACGAACAGCAGGTCAGCGAGCTTTTTTCGGCGGCGGCCGAGCTGGGGCCGATCGGCGGCCTGGTGAACAACGCGGGCATCACCGGCAACACCCCGGGCCGGCTTGACGAGCAGAGCGTCGAGACCGTGCGGCGAGTGCTGGACATCAACGTCACCGGCGTTTTCCTGTGCTGCCGCGAGGCGGTGCGGCGGCTGTCCACGCGCTACGGCGGCTCTGGCGGCGCGATCGTGAACGTTTCGTCCACGGCGTCGCGGAACGCGTCAGCGGGCGAGTGGGTGCACTACGCGGCGTCCAAAGCGGCGGTCAACACGCTCAGCCTCGGCCTCGCGCGGGAGGTCGCCGACGAAGGAATCCGGGTCAACGTCGTATCCCCCGGCCTGGTCGAGACCGGATTGCACGCCGCCGCAGGAATGCCGGACCGGCTCGAGCGGCTCAGCGCGGGCATCCCGCTTCTGCGCGCCGGCCAGCCGGAAGAGATCGCGACGGCCGTGCTGTGGCTGTTGTCCGAGGAAGCGTCCTACACGGTGGGAGCGGTGCTCGAAGTCGGCGGCGGCCGCTGA
- a CDS encoding TetR/AcrR family transcriptional regulator, producing MAKPSARERILGSYEVILADRGPAEITLDAVAAHAGVSKGGLLYHFGSKDALRDGLLERLERLTDDDLERARGAPEGVVRYYLRSAITDVTSDLALHRTTMAAIRLVLNDPIAAEVSRRCTERTRALMLEHIEDPLTAELVMLVGEGLYMRAALGEEATESLLAQIDEIADRIQAGAPAEATVAAGHRKS from the coding sequence ATGGCTAAACCTTCAGCACGTGAACGCATCCTCGGTTCGTACGAGGTCATCCTCGCCGACCGCGGCCCGGCCGAGATCACGCTCGACGCCGTCGCGGCGCACGCCGGGGTGTCCAAGGGCGGCCTGCTCTACCACTTCGGCTCGAAGGACGCCCTGCGCGACGGCCTGCTCGAACGCCTGGAGCGGCTGACCGACGACGACCTCGAACGCGCGCGGGGCGCGCCGGAGGGCGTGGTCCGCTACTACCTGCGCTCGGCGATCACCGACGTCACGAGCGACCTCGCGCTGCACCGCACGACGATGGCCGCGATCCGCTTGGTGCTCAACGACCCGATCGCGGCGGAGGTGTCGCGGCGCTGCACCGAGCGCACCCGCGCGCTGATGCTGGAACACATCGAGGACCCGCTGACGGCGGAGCTCGTGATGCTGGTCGGCGAAGGCCTCTACATGCGCGCGGCACTGGGCGAAGAGGCGACGGAAAGCCTGCTGGCGCAGATCGACGAGATCGCGGACCGGATCCAGGCCGGGGCACCGGCCGAGGCGACAGTCGCGGCGGGGCACCGGAAAAGCTGA
- a CDS encoding DedA family protein, giving the protein MNLDAAQPAHAAGIGLSWLDTAGPVLVWVIVLSFVLIECALIIGLFLPGDSLLFGAGVVLAQHGSDLNAWLLSGAALLTAVFGNQIGYYIGRGAGTTLIARRGGRMLNRRNLERAQEFLDRKGFFAIVAARWIPWIRTLAPLIAGAARMDSRRFLLATTVGGLLWVPTLVLLGYYGAGLLDAIPWVKTAALWVSIAFFVFGTAYGVLRYRQEMRRPVDEPDDAHA; this is encoded by the coding sequence GTGAACCTCGACGCCGCCCAGCCCGCGCACGCCGCGGGAATCGGCCTGAGCTGGCTGGACACCGCCGGCCCGGTGCTCGTCTGGGTCATCGTGCTGTCGTTCGTGCTCATCGAATGCGCGCTCATCATCGGGCTCTTCCTGCCCGGCGATTCGCTGCTGTTCGGCGCGGGCGTGGTGCTCGCGCAGCACGGATCCGACCTCAACGCGTGGCTGCTGTCCGGGGCCGCGCTGCTCACCGCCGTGTTCGGCAACCAGATCGGCTATTACATCGGCCGCGGCGCGGGCACCACGCTCATCGCCCGCCGCGGCGGCCGGATGCTCAACCGGCGCAACCTCGAACGCGCGCAGGAGTTCCTGGACCGCAAGGGTTTCTTCGCGATCGTCGCGGCCAGGTGGATCCCGTGGATCCGCACGCTGGCCCCGCTCATCGCCGGCGCCGCGCGGATGGATTCGCGCCGGTTCCTGCTCGCCACCACCGTCGGCGGGCTGCTGTGGGTGCCGACGCTGGTGCTGCTCGGCTACTACGGCGCAGGACTGCTCGACGCCATCCCGTGGGTCAAGACCGCGGCGCTGTGGGTGAGCATCGCGTTCTTCGTGTTCGGCACCGCGTACGGCGTGCTGCGCTACCGCCAGGAAATGCGGCGTCCGGTCGACGAACCCGACGACGCGCACGCCTGA
- a CDS encoding PPOX class F420-dependent oxidoreductase, which translates to MTDDTALYDLIAAGKQGVLATLKRDGRPQLSTVTHYFDRDARQLQVSITDTRAKTKNMRRDPRVSYHVASSNGWSYAVAEGRAVLSPVAAAPDDEAVEALIALYRKVAGEHPDWAEYRAAMVADQRLVLTVEIERVYGLAR; encoded by the coding sequence ATGACTGACGACACAGCGCTCTACGACCTCATCGCGGCGGGCAAGCAGGGGGTCCTGGCGACCCTGAAGCGGGACGGCCGTCCCCAGCTGTCGACGGTGACCCATTACTTCGACCGCGACGCCCGCCAGCTGCAGGTGTCGATCACGGACACGCGCGCGAAGACGAAGAACATGCGGCGGGATCCGCGGGTGAGCTACCACGTGGCGTCGTCGAATGGCTGGTCGTACGCGGTGGCGGAGGGACGGGCGGTGCTGTCGCCGGTCGCCGCGGCGCCGGACGACGAGGCGGTGGAGGCGTTGATCGCGTTGTATCGCAAGGTCGCGGGCGAGCATCCCGACTGGGCGGAGTACCGGGCGGCGATGGTGGCGGATCAGCGGCTGGTGCTGACGGTGGAGATCGAGCGGGTTTACGGGTTGGCTCGCTGA
- a CDS encoding MarR family winged helix-turn-helix transcriptional regulator: MAPQNSAVRPEADLDIADQLGHELVRFMRLITKAKSQVAKHGPDGIERAAYAILFCLVHEGPQRTSKLAEFLHSEISTISRQSSSLVQHGLVERQADPEDGRACLLAPTAEGLRVFDENRKHRARWLAEVLGDWSQEERETLNELLARLNTGIEKNNPSLSDTTAPAQAKGASNA; the protein is encoded by the coding sequence ATGGCACCTCAGAACTCCGCCGTCAGGCCCGAGGCCGACCTCGACATCGCCGACCAGCTCGGACACGAGCTGGTCCGGTTCATGCGCTTGATCACCAAGGCGAAGTCACAGGTCGCCAAACACGGTCCGGACGGGATCGAAAGGGCCGCGTACGCGATCCTCTTCTGCCTCGTCCACGAAGGCCCGCAACGCACCAGCAAGCTGGCCGAGTTCCTGCACTCGGAGATCTCCACGATCAGCAGGCAGTCCAGCTCGCTCGTGCAGCACGGACTCGTCGAACGGCAGGCCGACCCCGAGGACGGCCGCGCCTGCTTGCTCGCCCCGACCGCCGAAGGCCTTCGCGTCTTCGACGAAAACCGCAAGCACCGCGCCCGGTGGCTGGCCGAAGTACTCGGCGACTGGAGCCAGGAGGAGCGCGAGACGCTCAACGAGCTTCTCGCGCGGCTCAACACAGGTATCGAAAAGAACAATCCGTCGCTGTCCGACACCACAGCGCCGGCACAGGCCAAGGGGGCCTCGAACGCATGA
- a CDS encoding nucleoside/nucleotide kinase family protein, giving the protein MTAFEDLLARAEKLAKPRERHVLGIIGAPASGKTTLAWAIANALGSRAAVVGMDGFHLAQVELQRLGRTDRKGAPDTFDAAGYVHLIRRLAEGRETVYAPEFRREIEEPIAGAVPVAPEVQLVITEGNYLLLPDDPWSGVRQYLTEAWFLAPDEPERIERLVSRHRRYGRSLVEARQRALGSDQRNADLIANTRDRADLVLENLPLTNFAL; this is encoded by the coding sequence ATGACGGCGTTCGAGGATCTGCTGGCGCGGGCCGAAAAGCTGGCCAAACCGCGGGAGCGGCACGTGCTCGGCATCATCGGCGCGCCCGCCTCCGGCAAGACCACGCTGGCCTGGGCGATCGCCAACGCGCTCGGCTCGCGCGCCGCGGTCGTCGGCATGGACGGCTTCCACCTGGCCCAGGTCGAACTGCAGCGGCTCGGCCGCACCGACCGCAAAGGCGCGCCGGACACCTTCGACGCGGCCGGCTACGTGCACTTGATCCGCCGGCTCGCCGAGGGCCGCGAGACGGTGTACGCGCCGGAGTTCCGCCGCGAGATCGAGGAGCCGATCGCCGGTGCCGTCCCGGTCGCGCCCGAGGTGCAGCTGGTCATCACCGAGGGCAACTACCTGCTGCTTCCGGACGACCCGTGGAGCGGCGTGCGGCAGTACCTCACCGAAGCCTGGTTCCTGGCCCCGGACGAGCCGGAGCGGATCGAGCGGCTGGTGTCCCGGCATCGGCGCTACGGCCGTTCGCTGGTCGAGGCCCGGCAGCGCGCGCTCGGCTCCGACCAGCGCAACGCGGACCTGATCGCGAACACCCGCGACCGCGCCGACCTGGTGCTCGAGAACCTGCCGCTCACGAATTTCGCCCTCTGA
- a CDS encoding MFS transporter produces MVRRGGQWWALAVLVLPVLLISVDTTVLGFALPYLSEDLAPTGAEQLWIVDVYSFVLAGLLVFMGTLGDRIGRRRLLLIGGAAFGAASVLAAFATSPLMLIVARALLGVGGATLMPSTLSLIRSIFTEDRTRRTAVAIWSAAFSGGMAVGPVVGGWLLEHFWWGSVFLINVPVMVLLLVAGPLLLPEFRDPNPGRFDPWSALLSLGTMLPVVYGVKIAATEGITWPAGFAIVAGLALGVAFVRRQRRLDQPMLDLGLFANRQFAGSVITNLLGVFALVGLLFLLPQYLQLVLGLKPLVAALWMLPATVAGVVGALAAAWLARRVRVPVLVSLGLLLGAAGFLALTTIGADAGLAAVVIAFVLVGGGVALSETLTNDLVISAAPVNRAGAASAISETGYELGGALGTALLGSLATAVYQSGLPATTPAAAHDTLGGAVATAHGMPAAEGAELLSTARESFVTALHTSAWVGAAILVYTAVQAYFLLGRRRNRPQAEQPEEAAMSA; encoded by the coding sequence ATGGTGCGGCGCGGAGGCCAGTGGTGGGCTTTGGCAGTGCTGGTGCTGCCGGTCCTCTTGATCAGCGTGGATACGACAGTCCTGGGCTTCGCCCTGCCCTATCTCAGCGAGGATCTCGCGCCCACGGGTGCGGAGCAGCTGTGGATCGTCGACGTCTACTCGTTCGTCCTGGCCGGATTGCTGGTCTTCATGGGCACGCTGGGCGACCGGATCGGCAGGCGGCGGCTGCTGCTCATCGGCGGTGCGGCGTTCGGCGCGGCCTCGGTGCTGGCGGCGTTCGCCACGTCGCCGCTGATGCTGATCGTCGCGCGGGCGTTGCTGGGCGTCGGCGGCGCGACGCTGATGCCGTCCACGCTGTCGCTGATCCGGAGCATCTTCACCGAGGACCGCACGCGGCGCACCGCGGTCGCGATCTGGAGCGCGGCGTTCTCCGGAGGGATGGCGGTCGGCCCGGTCGTCGGCGGCTGGCTGCTCGAGCACTTCTGGTGGGGTTCGGTCTTCCTGATCAACGTCCCGGTGATGGTGCTGCTGCTCGTCGCGGGCCCGTTGCTGCTGCCGGAATTCCGCGATCCGAACCCGGGCCGCTTCGACCCGTGGTCGGCGCTGCTGTCGCTGGGCACGATGCTGCCGGTCGTCTACGGCGTGAAGATCGCCGCGACGGAGGGCATCACCTGGCCAGCCGGTTTCGCGATCGTCGCCGGGCTAGCGCTGGGTGTCGCGTTCGTGCGCCGGCAACGGCGGCTTGACCAGCCGATGCTGGATCTCGGCCTGTTCGCCAACCGCCAGTTCGCCGGTTCGGTGATCACGAACCTGCTGGGTGTGTTCGCTCTGGTCGGGCTGTTGTTCCTGCTGCCGCAGTACCTGCAGCTGGTGCTCGGCCTGAAGCCGCTGGTCGCGGCCCTGTGGATGCTGCCCGCGACGGTCGCCGGAGTCGTCGGTGCCCTGGCGGCCGCGTGGCTCGCCCGCCGAGTCCGGGTGCCGGTCCTGGTCAGCCTGGGCCTGCTGCTCGGCGCGGCCGGCTTCCTGGCCCTGACAACGATCGGAGCCGACGCCGGATTGGCCGCGGTCGTGATCGCGTTCGTCCTGGTCGGCGGCGGGGTGGCGCTGTCGGAAACCCTCACGAACGACCTCGTGATCTCCGCCGCCCCGGTCAACCGCGCCGGTGCCGCGTCGGCGATCTCGGAAACGGGCTACGAACTGGGCGGCGCACTGGGCACGGCTCTGCTGGGCAGTCTCGCCACAGCGGTCTACCAGTCAGGCCTGCCCGCCACCACGCCCGCCGCGGCCCACGACACCCTGGGCGGTGCGGTAGCCACTGCGCATGGCATGCCCGCCGCTGAAGGTGCGGAGTTGCTGAGCACCGCACGCGAGTCCTTCGTGACGGCGTTGCACACGAGTGCGTGGGTGGGTGCCGCGATCCTCGTGTACACGGCAGTGCAGGCGTACTTCCTGTTGGGCCGCCGTCGAAACCGTCCGCAGGCGGAGCAGCCGGAGGAGGCTGCGATGTCGGCGTGA
- a CDS encoding MFS transporter: MTSTVEKQPQSRGGAPADDSESGPRLTHRQIVTIISGLMCGMFLAALDQTIVGTSIVRIANDLHGFDLQAWATTAYLITSTIATPIYGKLSDIYGRKPFYLAAIAIFVVGSAAASASTTMYELAAFRAVQGLGAGGLMSLAMTIIGDVVPPRERPRYQGYFLAVFGISTVLGPVLGGFFAGFDSLGGLHGWRWVFLINVPIGIIALFVVAKVLNVPHNRHDHKIDWWGALTMVIAVVPFLIVAEQGQKWGWGDQKSIWMYIIGGVGIVLFIVVEKLMKDAALIPLRLFKNSTFTVAIIGGVIVGVAMFGAITMIPQYLQVVQGYTPTESGLLMLPLMVGIMSSSIISGKITSKTGRYKIFPVVGTILIAAGAFFFALVKYDTPIWHPLVAALVIGLGLGQCMQTLIIAVQNAGPRKDMGVSTASATFFRQIGGTAGVAVFLTILFNVLPGNITKAFGGHLPPGGGANLGDLSSNTSVIQTLPEAVRTPILIGFTESITTVFWVAGGVALLATLVLLFMKEIPLAGMNPAAAAVEGGEALLDLDETAPVPANDDTAELKTGSLFEEAPKQEPVLVGAGGKHALTNGHGDAQAVADARPMPITNSLADAEFGTTTGSGGVPVTGHVRRQDGSHVSAAALTLIDQQGRQVARATGNGDGSYSIPTQGPGTYVLIVSAPGHQPQASSVVVGGHPANLDVTLTGSGELTGVVRSIGTSTPLANATVTLTDSRGEVNGAFITTEDGVYTFSGVGAGQYTLVASGPHYRPVAVTLTVPDSGVLRHDVELAGAVLLQGVARTEGDRIVPDARITVLDANGNVAAVARTDSEGRYVVSDLPIGSYTVVASGYPPATSQVTLNDGEAQHDVRLSYDQALDELVDRS, encoded by the coding sequence ATGACGTCCACCGTTGAAAAACAACCTCAGTCGCGAGGGGGAGCGCCCGCTGACGACAGCGAGAGCGGTCCGCGGCTGACCCACCGCCAAATCGTCACGATCATCAGCGGCCTGATGTGCGGCATGTTCCTCGCCGCGCTCGACCAGACGATCGTGGGCACCTCGATCGTCCGGATCGCCAACGACCTGCACGGCTTCGACCTGCAGGCGTGGGCGACCACGGCGTACCTGATCACGTCGACGATCGCCACGCCGATCTACGGCAAGCTTTCCGACATCTACGGCCGCAAGCCGTTCTACCTCGCCGCGATCGCGATCTTCGTCGTCGGTTCGGCGGCGGCGTCGGCTTCGACGACGATGTACGAACTGGCCGCGTTCCGCGCGGTGCAGGGTCTCGGCGCCGGCGGTCTGATGTCGCTGGCCATGACGATCATCGGCGACGTGGTCCCGCCGCGGGAACGCCCGCGCTACCAGGGCTACTTCCTCGCCGTGTTCGGCATCTCGACTGTGCTCGGCCCGGTGCTCGGCGGCTTCTTCGCCGGCTTCGACAGCCTCGGCGGCCTGCACGGCTGGCGCTGGGTCTTCCTGATCAACGTGCCGATCGGCATTATCGCGTTGTTCGTCGTCGCGAAGGTGCTGAACGTCCCGCACAACCGCCACGACCACAAGATCGACTGGTGGGGCGCGCTCACCATGGTCATCGCCGTGGTGCCGTTCCTGATCGTCGCCGAACAGGGCCAGAAGTGGGGCTGGGGCGACCAGAAGTCGATCTGGATGTACATCATCGGCGGCGTCGGCATCGTGCTGTTCATCGTCGTCGAGAAGCTGATGAAGGACGCCGCGCTGATTCCGTTGCGGCTGTTCAAGAACTCGACCTTCACCGTGGCCATCATCGGCGGCGTGATCGTCGGGGTGGCGATGTTCGGCGCGATCACGATGATCCCGCAGTACCTGCAGGTCGTGCAGGGCTACACGCCGACCGAATCGGGTCTGCTGATGCTGCCGCTGATGGTCGGCATCATGTCCAGCTCGATCATCTCCGGCAAGATCACCTCGAAGACCGGGCGCTACAAGATCTTCCCGGTCGTCGGCACGATCCTGATCGCCGCGGGCGCGTTCTTCTTCGCGCTGGTCAAGTACGACACCCCGATCTGGCACCCGCTGGTGGCCGCCCTGGTCATCGGTCTCGGCCTCGGCCAGTGCATGCAGACGCTGATCATCGCGGTGCAGAACGCGGGCCCGCGCAAGGACATGGGCGTGTCGACCGCGTCGGCCACGTTCTTCCGCCAGATCGGCGGTACCGCCGGTGTCGCGGTGTTCCTGACGATTCTGTTCAACGTGCTGCCGGGCAACATCACCAAGGCGTTCGGCGGCCACCTGCCTCCGGGCGGGGGCGCCAACCTCGGCGACCTGTCGAGCAACACGAGCGTCATCCAGACGCTGCCGGAAGCGGTGCGCACGCCGATCCTCATCGGCTTCACCGAGTCCATCACCACGGTGTTCTGGGTCGCCGGCGGCGTCGCGCTGCTGGCCACGCTGGTGCTGCTGTTCATGAAGGAGATCCCGCTGGCGGGCATGAACCCGGCCGCGGCCGCGGTCGAAGGCGGCGAGGCGTTGCTGGACTTGGACGAGACCGCTCCGGTCCCGGCCAACGACGACACCGCGGAGCTGAAGACGGGTTCGCTGTTCGAGGAGGCCCCGAAGCAGGAGCCGGTACTGGTCGGAGCGGGCGGCAAACACGCACTGACCAACGGTCACGGCGACGCGCAGGCGGTGGCCGACGCCCGGCCGATGCCGATCACCAATTCGCTGGCTGACGCCGAATTCGGCACGACCACCGGCTCGGGCGGCGTCCCGGTCACCGGCCACGTGCGCCGCCAGGACGGCAGCCACGTGAGCGCGGCCGCGCTGACCCTGATCGACCAGCAGGGCCGTCAGGTGGCGCGGGCGACCGGCAACGGCGACGGCAGCTACTCGATCCCGACCCAGGGTCCGGGAACGTACGTGCTGATCGTGTCCGCTCCCGGGCACCAGCCGCAGGCCTCCAGCGTGGTGGTCGGCGGGCACCCGGCGAACCTGGACGTCACGCTCACCGGTTCCGGCGAGCTGACCGGCGTGGTCCGTTCGATCGGCACCTCGACCCCGCTGGCCAACGCGACGGTCACGCTGACCGACTCGCGCGGCGAGGTCAACGGCGCGTTCATCACGACCGAGGACGGCGTCTACACCTTCAGCGGCGTCGGTGCCGGGCAGTACACGCTGGTCGCGAGCGGCCCGCACTACCGCCCGGTCGCGGTCACCCTGACGGTGCCGGACAGCGGCGTGCTCCGCCACGACGTCGAACTCGCCGGCGCGGTGCTGCTCCAGGGCGTCGCGCGCACCGAGGGCGACCGGATCGTGCCGGACGCGCGGATCACCGTGCTCGACGCGAACGGCAACGTCGCGGCGGTGGCCCGCACCGACAGCGAGGGCCGGTACGTCGTCAGCGACCTGCCGATCGGCTCGTACACGGTCGTGGCGAGCGGCTACCCGCCCGCCACCAGCCAGGTGACGCTGAACGACGGCGAGGCGCAGCACGACGTGCGGCTGAGCTACGACCAGGCGCTCGACGAGCTGGTCGACCGGTCATGA
- a CDS encoding PfkB family carbohydrate kinase, translated as MLLAGLCTVDVVQRVAEFPEPSEKVQSLQVDVAAGGPATNAAVTVAALGGEATLVTALGTHPLAALARADLEACGVDLVDLAPERTQAPPVSAVVVRDGDGERTVVSRNAAADEPLELPDLAPIFDGVKAVLVDGHHPELALAVAREARAREVPVVLDAGSWKPVLDQLLPLVRVAACSARFRAPAPSLAERGVSVTITTAGPEPVAWSTTEDSGQVPVPLVEARDTLGAGDVWHGALAYAVANRDSAVPDWIGYANAVAAERVRHVGPRSWTGPVGELAKSREEGVR; from the coding sequence GTGCTGCTGGCGGGGTTGTGCACCGTCGATGTCGTGCAACGGGTCGCGGAATTCCCGGAGCCGAGCGAGAAAGTGCAGTCGCTGCAGGTGGATGTCGCGGCCGGTGGGCCCGCGACGAACGCCGCGGTGACTGTCGCGGCGCTCGGTGGCGAAGCGACTCTCGTGACGGCTCTCGGTACACATCCGCTGGCCGCACTCGCGCGGGCTGACCTCGAAGCCTGCGGCGTCGACCTGGTCGATCTCGCTCCAGAACGCACGCAGGCGCCGCCGGTCAGCGCGGTCGTGGTGCGGGACGGTGACGGCGAACGCACCGTCGTCTCCCGCAACGCCGCCGCCGACGAGCCGCTGGAACTGCCTGACCTCGCCCCGATTTTCGACGGCGTGAAGGCCGTCCTCGTCGACGGGCACCACCCCGAGCTAGCGCTTGCTGTCGCCCGGGAAGCCCGCGCCCGCGAAGTGCCGGTCGTCCTCGACGCGGGCAGCTGGAAACCGGTACTGGACCAGTTGCTGCCACTGGTCCGCGTGGCAGCCTGTTCAGCGCGGTTCCGTGCTCCCGCACCGAGTTTGGCCGAACGCGGAGTGTCAGTGACGATCACGACGGCGGGCCCGGAGCCGGTCGCCTGGAGCACTACGGAAGACTCTGGGCAGGTCCCCGTGCCGCTCGTCGAAGCGCGGGACACCCTGGGGGCCGGAGACGTGTGGCACGGCGCGCTCGCGTACGCCGTGGCGAACCGGGACAGCGCTGTCCCCGACTGGATCGGATACGCGAACGCGGTGGCCGCGGAACGCGTCCGGCACGTGGGTCCGCGCTCGTGGACCGGGCCGGTCGGAGAACTGGCGAAGAGCAGAGAAGAGGGAGTGCGATGA
- a CDS encoding VOC family protein, with protein MPKLTSVHHLALTVTDVDRSVPWYVRVLDLEESHRREDPETGVRKVVLRSAGDGFSVVLVQHPDTERPVFDERRTGLDHVAFSVSSRAEVAEWEDRLREYGVSYLPATQSQTFEGSAVIVFRDPDGIQLEVWSDPS; from the coding sequence ATGCCCAAGCTCACGTCTGTGCACCATCTGGCGCTCACCGTGACCGATGTGGACCGAAGTGTTCCCTGGTACGTCCGGGTGCTCGACCTCGAGGAAAGCCATCGGCGCGAAGACCCGGAAACCGGGGTGCGCAAAGTAGTTCTGCGTTCGGCGGGAGACGGTTTCTCCGTCGTGCTGGTCCAGCATCCGGACACGGAGAGACCCGTGTTCGACGAAAGACGCACTGGTCTGGACCACGTCGCGTTCTCGGTTTCGTCGCGTGCCGAGGTCGCCGAATGGGAGGACCGCCTGCGGGAGTACGGCGTTTCCTACCTGCCCGCGACGCAGTCGCAGACCTTCGAAGGTTCGGCGGTGATCGTGTTCCGCGATCCGGACGGCATCCAGCTGGAAGTCTGGTCCGACCCGTCCTGA
- a CDS encoding YceI family protein: protein MSGGLRAQLRSNGGWPVENAVLTVTDLNGRQVARQVTDAKGAVVTDPLPPGVYTAVITAPGYTPLARTVQIGSDGAGLLGDIALVPVSGAVELPPEGPWTIDPMHSSVVATARHMGIASIKVRFPDVAGRIEVARPVERSTVHAEIKAGSIESGIKMRDDHLRSAEFLDVDAYPLITFESTGLSQLGTDNWALRGVLTLHGERRDVTLDLRYTGHGPDPWGGVRAAFHAETQLHRNDFAINYSAMVRAGVAAIGTTVKVELDIEAVQGESLPQF from the coding sequence ATGAGCGGGGGCCTGCGCGCACAGCTGCGCTCGAACGGCGGATGGCCGGTCGAGAACGCGGTGCTCACGGTCACCGACCTCAACGGTCGCCAGGTCGCGCGGCAGGTCACGGACGCGAAGGGGGCAGTGGTCACTGACCCGCTGCCCCCGGGCGTCTACACCGCCGTGATCACCGCGCCGGGGTACACGCCGCTGGCCCGCACCGTGCAGATCGGCTCGGACGGGGCCGGGCTGCTCGGCGACATCGCGCTCGTGCCGGTTTCCGGCGCGGTCGAGCTGCCGCCGGAAGGCCCGTGGACGATCGACCCGATGCACTCGTCGGTGGTCGCCACCGCGCGGCACATGGGCATCGCGAGCATCAAGGTGCGGTTCCCGGACGTGGCCGGGCGGATCGAGGTCGCCCGCCCGGTGGAACGGTCGACGGTGCACGCCGAGATCAAGGCGGGCAGCATCGAAAGCGGCATCAAGATGCGGGACGACCACCTGCGTTCGGCCGAGTTCCTCGACGTCGACGCGTATCCGCTGATCACGTTCGAAAGCACCGGGCTTTCCCAGCTCGGCACGGACAACTGGGCGCTGCGCGGCGTGCTCACGCTGCACGGCGAACGCCGCGACGTCACGCTCGACCTGCGCTACACCGGGCACGGCCCGGACCCGTGGGGCGGCGTGCGGGCCGCGTTCCACGCCGAAACGCAATTGCACCGCAACGATTTCGCGATCAACTACAGCGCGATGGTGCGGGCCGGCGTGGCCGCGATCGGCACGACCGTCAAGGTGGAGCTGGACATCGAGGCGGTGCAGGGCGAGTCCCTGCCGCAGTTCTAG
- a CDS encoding ATP-binding cassette domain-containing protein, with protein MTTTQQQPTLSARGLVKRYGRVTAIDGADFDLYPGEVLAVVGDNGAGKSSLIKALSGAVVPDAGEIKVDGKTVHFKSPLDARHYGIETVYQDLAVAPALDIASNMFLGREKRLKGPFGIGLRKLDSATMRTEAQRILDDLGIKVKSITQLVETLSGGQRQGVAVARAAAFGTKAVIMDEPTAALGVAESAKVLELIGRIRDRGLPVVLISHNMPHVFEIADRIHVHRLGKRVAVVTPKSHSMNQVVGLLTGALKLDDNGEVVEVASTTHAGLT; from the coding sequence ATGACCACTACGCAGCAGCAGCCGACTCTTTCCGCGCGCGGCCTGGTGAAGCGCTACGGCCGGGTCACCGCCATCGACGGCGCCGATTTCGACCTCTACCCCGGCGAAGTGCTCGCCGTGGTCGGTGACAACGGGGCCGGAAAGTCCAGTCTCATCAAGGCATTGTCCGGTGCGGTGGTGCCCGACGCCGGGGAGATCAAAGTGGACGGCAAGACGGTCCACTTCAAGTCCCCGTTGGACGCCCGGCATTACGGAATCGAGACGGTGTACCAGGATCTGGCGGTCGCGCCGGCGCTGGACATCGCGTCGAACATGTTCCTGGGCAGGGAAAAGCGGCTGAAGGGACCGTTCGGCATCGGATTGCGCAAGCTCGACAGCGCGACCATGCGCACCGAAGCGCAGCGGATCCTCGACGACCTCGGCATCAAGGTCAAATCCATTACCCAGCTGGTGGAAACGCTTTCCGGCGGGCAGCGGCAAGGCGTCGCGGTGGCGCGGGCGGCGGCGTTCGGCACCAAAGCGGTGATCATGGACGAGCCGACGGCCGCGCTGGGCGTCGCGGAATCCGCGAAGGTGCTGGAGCTGATCGGCCGGATCCGCGACCGCGGTCTGCCGGTGGTGCTGATCAGCCACAACATGCCGCACGTCTTCGAAATCGCCGACCGCATCCACGTGCACCGGCTCGGCAAGCGCGTCGCCGTGGTGACGCCGAAGTCGCACAGCATGAACCAGGTCGTCGGCCTGCTCACCGGTGCGCTGAAGCTCGACGACAACGGCGAAGTCGTCGAGGTCGCGTCCACCACGCACGCCGGGTTGACCTGA